A genomic segment from Daphnia carinata strain CSIRO-1 chromosome 1, CSIRO_AGI_Dcar_HiC_V3, whole genome shotgun sequence encodes:
- the LOC130692105 gene encoding putative pre-mRNA-splicing factor ATP-dependent RNA helicase PRP1 isoform X1 produces MSKRRIEVDDKLSKKSRASGERNKDSDVDKEKNVMETKPNISLATNVPAPKPGLTLNPLTGLPYTQKYYDIYRKRIGLPVWEYRDKFFELLENNQTIVLVGETGSGKTTQIPQWSAEFTRKLGVKKGVACTQPRRVAAMSVAQRVADEMDVVLGQEVGYSIRFEDCSSPKTILKYMTDGMLLREAMSDPLLDGYQIVLLDEAHERTLATDILMGVLKEVIKQRKDLKLVIMSATLDAGKFQSYFDNAPLMNVPGRTHPVEIFYTPEPERDYLEAAIRTVMQIHMCEDIVGDILLFLTGQEEIDEACKRLKRETDNLGPEVGEMKCIPLYSTLPPNLQQRIFESAPPVRPNGAIGRKVVISTNIAETSLTIDGVVFVIDPGFAKQKVYNPRIRVESLLVSPISKASAQQRAGRAGRTRPGKCFRLYTEKAYKQEMQDNTYPEILRSNLGSVVINLKKLGIDDLVHFDFMDPPAPETLMRALELLNYLGALDDDGNMTELGAIMAEFPLDPQLAKMLIASTEFNCSNEILSITAMLSVPQVFMRPLEAKKAADEAKMRFAHIDGDHLTMLNVYHAFKQNMEDPQWCYDNFVNYRSMKSADNVRQQLSRIMDRFNLKRTSTEFTSKDYYVNIRKALISGFFMQVAHLERTGHYQTIKDNQVVQLHPSTCLDHKPEWVIYNEFVLTTKNYIRTCTDVKPEWLIKVAPSYYDMSNFPEGPAKRQLEQIINRLESREYRN; encoded by the exons ATGTCTAAAAGGCGCATTGAAGTAGATGACAAGCTCAGTAAAAAATC TCGAGCATCCGGCGAAAGGAATAAGGATAGTGACGTTGATAAGGAAAA GAATGTTATGGAAACAAAACCCAACATTTCTTTGGCAACAAATGTACCAGCACCTAAGCCTGGACTAACATTAAACCCACTTACAGGGCTACCCTACACACAGAA GTACTATGACATTTATCGAAAACGTATTGGCCTCCCTGTGTGGGAATATCGAGACAAGTTTTTTGAGTTATTGGAAAACAATCAAACTATTGTTTTAGTTGGTGAAACAGGATCAGGAAAAACTACTCAAATTCCTCAATG GTCTGCTGAGTTCACTCGGAAGTTAGGGGTAAAGAAAGGAGTTGCTTGTACTCAACCACGCCGAGTTGCCGCAAT GTCGGTGGCTCAACGCGTTGCCGACGAAATGGACGTTGTTTTGGGGCAAGAAGTTGGTTACAGCATCCGTTTCGAAGATTGCTCCTCTCCTAAAACTATCCTTAA GTACATGACAGACGGTATGTTGTTGCGAGAAGCAATGTCAGATCCACTCTTAGATGGGTATCAGATCGTTTTATTGGACGAAGCTCACGAACGTACACTTGCAACCGATATCCTAATGGGTGTTTTGAAGGAAGTCATTAAACAGCGAAAAGATCTTAAACTAGTTATCATGTCAGCTACCCTTGACGCGGGAAAGTTTCAATCTTATTTTGACAACGCACCCCTGATGAATGTGCCTGGTCGAACACATCCGGTAGAAATCTTTTACACTCCTGAACCGGAACGTGATTATCTCGAAGCAGCCATTCGCACAGTAATGCAGATTCACATGTGCGAAGATATCGTTGGTGatattcttctctttctcaCGGGCCAAGAG GAAATCGATGAAGCGTGCAAACGACTGAAACGCGAAACTGACAACCTCGGCCCTGAGGTAGGAGAGATGAAATGTATCCCGTTGTATTCCACCTTGCCACCAAATTTGCAACAAAGGATTTTCGAATCAGCTCCGCCAGTCAGGCCTAACGGAGCTATTGGCCGTAAGGTGGTGATCAGCACAAACATCGCTGAAACATCGCTTACCATCGACGGTGTGGTTTTCGTTATTGATCCTGGTTTTGCTaaacaaaag GTTTACAATCCACGTATTCGTGTCGAATCCCTACTCGTTTCTCCAATCAGTAAAGCATCGGCGCAGCAGCGTGCTGGTCGTGCCGGACGTACCCGGCCAGGCAAGTGTTTCCGTCTGTACACGGAGAAGGCATACAAACAAGAGATGCAGGACAACACTTACCCTGAAATTCTTCGTTCGAACTTGGGATCAGTTGTTATCAATCTGAAAAAACTTGGCATTGACGATCTTGTCCACTTTGATTTCATGGACCCACCAG CCCCTGAGACTTTGATGAGAGCGTTAGAGTTACTGAATTATCTTGGAGCTTTGGATGATGATGGTAATATGACGGAACTCGGAGCTATCATGGCTGAATTTCCTTTAGATCCCCAACTTGCCAAAATGTTGATCGCCTCAACAGAATTCAACTGTTCGAACGAAATCCTTTCCATCACGGCAATGCTTTCCG TCCCTCAAGTTTTCATGCGCCCCCTGGAAGCCAAGAAAGCTGCGGATGAAGCTAAGATGCGCTTTGCACACATTGACGGTGATCATTTAACTATGTTGAACGTCTATCATGCATTTAAACAGAACATGGAAGATCCACAG tGGTGCTATGACAATTTTGTTAACTACCGCTCAATGAAATCTGCTGACAATGTACGACAGCAACTCTCCCGCATAATGGATCGTTTCAATTTGAAGCGTACCTCCACAGAATTTACCTCGAAAGACTACTATGTCAATATCCGTAAAGCGCTCATTAGCGGCTTCTTCATGCAG GTTGCCCATCTGGAACGGACAGGGCACTACCAGACTATAAAAGATAACCAAGTTGTACAGCTACACCCTTCTACATGTTTAGACCACAAACCGGAGTGGGTTATTTacaatgaatttgttttgacCACTAAAAATTATATACGAACTTGCACCGATGTCAAAC CGGAATGGCTGATCAAGGTTGCCCCATCTTATTACGATATGAGTAACTTTCCGGAAGGTCCGGCAAAAAGACAACTTGAACAGATTATCAACCGCCTCGAGAGTCGGGAATATCGCAATTGA
- the LOC130692122 gene encoding dehydrogenase/reductase SDR family member 12-like — MSFYRNAVWFARGLRDYTKGGYESASKNFNPADLDLNVDCSGKSYMITGGNSGIGKCIALDIAKRGGTIHLVCRNKKSAQEAQSEIQKASGNNNVHIHPLDLSDSKSVVEFGRRFVESGTELNVLVNNAGCMINNREIDSNGNEKNFATNTLGTHLLTTSLIPLLSKATQPRVIIVSSGGMLVQKLNVDDWQLEKEKKFDGTMAYAQNKRQQVVMMEQYAKQYPNIHFSAMHPGWADTPAVRSSMPDFYEKMKDRLRTAEQGADTATWLAISEAALQFPSGLFFEDRRPVPTHLPLAWTRSTKEEEAKFMAKLAALTEQFTKN, encoded by the exons ATGTCGTTCTATAGAAACGCTGTATGGTTTGCCAGAGGATTGCGGGATTATACCAA AGGGGGATATGAGTCAGCTAGTAAGAATTTTAACCCTGCTGATCTTGATCTCAACGTTGATTGTTCAGGAAAGTCATATATGATTACCGGTGGCAACAGTGGCATTGGTAAATGTATTGCTTTAGACATAGCCAAGAGAGGAGGAACTATTCATCTTGTATGTCGTAATAAAAAGTCAGCACAAGAAGCACAGTCTGAAATTCAAAAAGCTTCAGGGAACAAT AATGTCCATATTCATCCACTTGATCTTTCTGATTCCAAAAGTGTTGTTGAATTTGGTAGGAGGTTTGTTGAGAGTGGAACAGAATTGAATGTTTTA GTGAATAATGCTGGCTGTATGATAAACAACAGAGAAATCGATAgcaatggaaatgaaaaaaattttgcaacaAATACTTTAGGGACCCATTTGCTAACAACATCCCTTATTCCTCTGTTGTCCAA AGCTACCCAACCTCGAGTGATAATTGTGTCAAGTGGCGGCATGCTGGTACAGAAACTGAATGTTGATGATTGgcaattagaaaaagaaaagaaatttgatgGAACCATGGCATATGCTCAGAACAAAAGGCAGCAG GTGGTAATGATGGAACAGTATGCCAAACAGTATCcaaatattcatttttcgGCGATGCATCCAGG gTGGGCTgat ACACCCGCAGTTCGTTCCTCAATGCCAGATTTTtatgagaaaatgaaagatcGTCTTCGTACCGCTGAACAAGGGGCTGACACGGCTACCTGGTTAGCTATATCAGAAGCTGCTTTACAGTTCCCATCTGGCTTGTTCTTTGAGG atCGCCGTCCTGTACCAACTCACTTACCATTGGCGTGGACGCGctcaacaaaagaagaagaagctaaaTTCATGGCGAAATTGGCTGCCCTAACCGAACAATTCACGAAAAACTAA
- the LOC130692105 gene encoding putative pre-mRNA-splicing factor ATP-dependent RNA helicase PRP1 isoform X2, with protein MSKRRIEVDDKLSKKSNVMETKPNISLATNVPAPKPGLTLNPLTGLPYTQKYYDIYRKRIGLPVWEYRDKFFELLENNQTIVLVGETGSGKTTQIPQWSAEFTRKLGVKKGVACTQPRRVAAMSVAQRVADEMDVVLGQEVGYSIRFEDCSSPKTILKYMTDGMLLREAMSDPLLDGYQIVLLDEAHERTLATDILMGVLKEVIKQRKDLKLVIMSATLDAGKFQSYFDNAPLMNVPGRTHPVEIFYTPEPERDYLEAAIRTVMQIHMCEDIVGDILLFLTGQEEIDEACKRLKRETDNLGPEVGEMKCIPLYSTLPPNLQQRIFESAPPVRPNGAIGRKVVISTNIAETSLTIDGVVFVIDPGFAKQKVYNPRIRVESLLVSPISKASAQQRAGRAGRTRPGKCFRLYTEKAYKQEMQDNTYPEILRSNLGSVVINLKKLGIDDLVHFDFMDPPAPETLMRALELLNYLGALDDDGNMTELGAIMAEFPLDPQLAKMLIASTEFNCSNEILSITAMLSVPQVFMRPLEAKKAADEAKMRFAHIDGDHLTMLNVYHAFKQNMEDPQWCYDNFVNYRSMKSADNVRQQLSRIMDRFNLKRTSTEFTSKDYYVNIRKALISGFFMQVAHLERTGHYQTIKDNQVVQLHPSTCLDHKPEWVIYNEFVLTTKNYIRTCTDVKPEWLIKVAPSYYDMSNFPEGPAKRQLEQIINRLESREYRN; from the exons ATGTCTAAAAGGCGCATTGAAGTAGATGACAAGCTCAGTAAAAAATC GAATGTTATGGAAACAAAACCCAACATTTCTTTGGCAACAAATGTACCAGCACCTAAGCCTGGACTAACATTAAACCCACTTACAGGGCTACCCTACACACAGAA GTACTATGACATTTATCGAAAACGTATTGGCCTCCCTGTGTGGGAATATCGAGACAAGTTTTTTGAGTTATTGGAAAACAATCAAACTATTGTTTTAGTTGGTGAAACAGGATCAGGAAAAACTACTCAAATTCCTCAATG GTCTGCTGAGTTCACTCGGAAGTTAGGGGTAAAGAAAGGAGTTGCTTGTACTCAACCACGCCGAGTTGCCGCAAT GTCGGTGGCTCAACGCGTTGCCGACGAAATGGACGTTGTTTTGGGGCAAGAAGTTGGTTACAGCATCCGTTTCGAAGATTGCTCCTCTCCTAAAACTATCCTTAA GTACATGACAGACGGTATGTTGTTGCGAGAAGCAATGTCAGATCCACTCTTAGATGGGTATCAGATCGTTTTATTGGACGAAGCTCACGAACGTACACTTGCAACCGATATCCTAATGGGTGTTTTGAAGGAAGTCATTAAACAGCGAAAAGATCTTAAACTAGTTATCATGTCAGCTACCCTTGACGCGGGAAAGTTTCAATCTTATTTTGACAACGCACCCCTGATGAATGTGCCTGGTCGAACACATCCGGTAGAAATCTTTTACACTCCTGAACCGGAACGTGATTATCTCGAAGCAGCCATTCGCACAGTAATGCAGATTCACATGTGCGAAGATATCGTTGGTGatattcttctctttctcaCGGGCCAAGAG GAAATCGATGAAGCGTGCAAACGACTGAAACGCGAAACTGACAACCTCGGCCCTGAGGTAGGAGAGATGAAATGTATCCCGTTGTATTCCACCTTGCCACCAAATTTGCAACAAAGGATTTTCGAATCAGCTCCGCCAGTCAGGCCTAACGGAGCTATTGGCCGTAAGGTGGTGATCAGCACAAACATCGCTGAAACATCGCTTACCATCGACGGTGTGGTTTTCGTTATTGATCCTGGTTTTGCTaaacaaaag GTTTACAATCCACGTATTCGTGTCGAATCCCTACTCGTTTCTCCAATCAGTAAAGCATCGGCGCAGCAGCGTGCTGGTCGTGCCGGACGTACCCGGCCAGGCAAGTGTTTCCGTCTGTACACGGAGAAGGCATACAAACAAGAGATGCAGGACAACACTTACCCTGAAATTCTTCGTTCGAACTTGGGATCAGTTGTTATCAATCTGAAAAAACTTGGCATTGACGATCTTGTCCACTTTGATTTCATGGACCCACCAG CCCCTGAGACTTTGATGAGAGCGTTAGAGTTACTGAATTATCTTGGAGCTTTGGATGATGATGGTAATATGACGGAACTCGGAGCTATCATGGCTGAATTTCCTTTAGATCCCCAACTTGCCAAAATGTTGATCGCCTCAACAGAATTCAACTGTTCGAACGAAATCCTTTCCATCACGGCAATGCTTTCCG TCCCTCAAGTTTTCATGCGCCCCCTGGAAGCCAAGAAAGCTGCGGATGAAGCTAAGATGCGCTTTGCACACATTGACGGTGATCATTTAACTATGTTGAACGTCTATCATGCATTTAAACAGAACATGGAAGATCCACAG tGGTGCTATGACAATTTTGTTAACTACCGCTCAATGAAATCTGCTGACAATGTACGACAGCAACTCTCCCGCATAATGGATCGTTTCAATTTGAAGCGTACCTCCACAGAATTTACCTCGAAAGACTACTATGTCAATATCCGTAAAGCGCTCATTAGCGGCTTCTTCATGCAG GTTGCCCATCTGGAACGGACAGGGCACTACCAGACTATAAAAGATAACCAAGTTGTACAGCTACACCCTTCTACATGTTTAGACCACAAACCGGAGTGGGTTATTTacaatgaatttgttttgacCACTAAAAATTATATACGAACTTGCACCGATGTCAAAC CGGAATGGCTGATCAAGGTTGCCCCATCTTATTACGATATGAGTAACTTTCCGGAAGGTCCGGCAAAAAGACAACTTGAACAGATTATCAACCGCCTCGAGAGTCGGGAATATCGCAATTGA